In the genome of Rhodamnia argentea isolate NSW1041297 chromosome 3, ASM2092103v1, whole genome shotgun sequence, one region contains:
- the LOC115743087 gene encoding remorin-like, whose product MAEVALKNLETEKLMAPAAETAIAEEKVAALPPPEEKVPESKAVIVADKAPDAVVKKISGGSIDRDVALAEVEKEKRMSFIKAWEDSEKTKAENKAQKKLSAVATWENSKKAAAEAKLRKMEEQLEKKKAEYAEKMKNKIGQIHKEAEEKKAMVEARRKEEILKAEEMAAKHRATGNVPKKLVGCF is encoded by the exons atggcagaGGTGGCGCTGAAGAATCTGGAGACGGAGAAGCTGATGGCTCCAGCGGCAGAAACCGCTATAGCGGAGGAGAAGGTCGCCGCTCTTCCTCCGCCGGAGGAGAAGGTTCCCGAATCCAAAGCCGTCATAGTTGCCGATA AGGCACCAGATGCTGTGGTAAAGAAAATTTCTGGGGGATCAATTGACAGAG ACGTCGCACTTGCCGAagttgagaaagaaaagaggatgtCATTTATCAAGGCATGGGAAGAcagtgaaaaaacaaaagcagagAACAA ggcccaaaaaaaattgtcggcTGTTGCTACTTGGGAAAACAGCAAGAAGGCAGCCGCTGAAgcaaaattgaggaaaatggag GAACAACTGGAGAAGAAAAAGGCCGAATAtgcagagaaaatgaagaacaaGATCGGTCAAATCCACAAGGAagcagaagaaaagaaggcaatGGTTGAAGCTAGACGAAAGGAAGAGATTCTTAAGGCAGAAGAAATGGCTGCAAAGCACCGTGCTACCGGGAACGTCCCGAAGAAGCTCGTCGGGTGCTTTTGA